The genomic DNA CACCGTGGCAGAAATCGCAGCAAAAGCAGGACTCACCGAAAGAACCTTTTTCCGGCACTTTGCGGACAAACGCGAGGTGCTGTTCGGAGGGTCGCCGGTGCTGCAAGAAGTGATTGTGAAGACCGTTCTGGAAGCACCAGAGGGCACTTCCCCACTGGAAATGGTGATGGCTGGCCTCGAAGCTGCAGGGATTTTCTTTCAGGAGCGTCGGGACCGCTCAAAACTCAGGCAGACCATCATCGATGCCCACCCGGAGTTGCAGGCCCGTGAACTCAGCAAAATGGCGGTTCTGTCTGCAGCCACTGCAGGTGCCCTGAAACAACGCGGGCTTGCTGACCCACTTGCCACCCTCACAGCAGAAACAGGCATCCTGGTGTTCAAAATGGCTTTCGAACGCTGGATCCGGGAACATGATCCGCACGTCTGGACCCAGCTGGTGCGGGACACCCTCTCTGACCTGCAAAAGGTGCTGGTCAAACCCGCAGTTCAGCCCCCAGGGCTTTGAGTTTGTAGCGGGCCAGCGCCAGATTGGCCTGGTCTTTTTGCAGCACCAGATACAGAAACAGAGACATGCCGGGCACCAGATAAATGATGTGGTACTGGGTGTCCAGGGTGATCAACATGTCCTCGATGCTGCCCTGAATGCCCAGACGGTCCATGACCCGCATTTTGGCCCGCACCACCTCGGTGTTGCCTGCACAGGCCAGTTCCAGGTTGATGCCTCCTCCAGCGGAACCCAGCATCCTGGCATTGTGGTAATCGACAATGGCGACAGCCGTTGCACCCTCAATGCCCCTGAGGGCTGCTTGCAGGCTCCGGGACATGGCAGACATGGGTGGCACCTTGCGTTTTGAAGGCAGCAAGGTCCTGTTGCGGTTTTCTGCAGGCAGAACGGGGTCAAGGGCAGCAGGCCGCCCAGAAGATGGCTGGTTGGGTTGAGGTTCCTGAACCGGCACAATCCTCAGCTCCACAGCAGCAGAAGGAGGGTGCAGCAGTTTGCGCACTTCTTCCTGCAAGGTCTGGTACAGCGAATGCATGGATGGGTTCCGCAAATGGGTCAGAAAGGGCAACGGTGGCTGGCTGGAAGTTTCAGAGAGGGTGTAGCCATAAATGGGCAGCTGTGGCTGGCTGAGGTGCAGGGCCTGGAGCTGCTCGCAATGAAAATCGTGGGCACTGGTGAGGTCCAGCATCAGCAAATCCAGCTGCCCCGTGGGAGCAGCAAAAAAAGCAGCGAGGTCAGGGTAAGCGTCCACAACAATCTGACTGCCAAACATCCTATTGCGCACCAGCTTGTGGCGCAAAGAATCCGAAGTCCGGGACACCAGGACCACATGTAGAGGTTGCAAGAGGGAAAGGTCTGGCGTCTGGGCCTGGTCGGTGGGCATTGTTGCTCCTTGACCCCATAAGTATCACACTTCAAATGACGGCTTTCTGACGCAGTTTTTTAACATCGTGAAGCAGAACACCATCTGCCACAAGGCCCCGGTTCAGGCATTCCGGCAAAGCAGCCCTGTGGTTTTTGCACCTGCAGCCCACAGGTGGTTTCTACAGTGCCAGACTTCATTTGCGGTGTGTGACCATCAGGGCCTGCTGCAACTGGTGCAGTTGCAAACTCAAATCCCCCACCATCAGTTTCAGGCGGTCGTTTTCCCGTTTCAGGCGCTGCAGTTCATCGTCTGCAGAGAAACCTGCTGTGAAACCTGCATCTGGCAAATCAGAGAAACGGTTGCGCCAGTTGTAAAACGTCTGGTCAGTGAAACCATACTCCCTGCACACCTGGGAAACGCTCTTGCGGCCCGAGCGCACCTCGGAGAGCACCTGAAGCTTGAAGTCATCTGCGAATCTGCTCTGGGTCATGCGAATCACCTCGGGGGTCTGTCATGTGAAAAAGAAGGGGAAAGCAGGGGGGGAAGCGTGATGTCGCCGTTCAAATAGGCATTGATGGCCAGACTCCCGGCTCCAGACAGCCACAAATCCTGCTGGGCGGGCTTGAAGACCACCTTGCGTTCAGAGTCCACCAGAGGCAAAGAATGGTAACGCACAGCCTCCAGCAAAGCTGTCTGAAACGTGAGGTCTTCGCTGAGAGGACCAGCGTAAACCAGCACCAGAGGCACATCCAGCGTGTCGATCACGAAGGACAGGGCCAGTCCCACCAGTTGCCCGGCAAAGGTCAAGAGGCGCAGGGCTTCGGGGTCCTGGTTCAGAGCAGCCTGATGAAGGTCCTGCAGGGTTTCCACATCCAGACCCAACTCTCTGGCCTGTTGCAGCAGGGCATCTCTGGAAGCGTAGGCCTGCAAACAGCCTTTCTTGCCACAGATGCAGCTGCGTCCTGAACGCACCACCGTGAAATGCCCAATTTCTCCAGCGGCGTTGTTCTGTCCGGTCAGCAGGCGGTCCTGGTGGTAAAACCCTGCCCCAATGCCTTCCTCGATGAACAGCACAGCAAAATACTGCAGCAAAGCTGCTTCTCCAAAGAGCTTCTGGGCAATGGTGATGGAATTCACGTCGTTTTCAATGACCACCGGGAGGCCCAGCTGTGCTTCCAGCAATTCACCGATGGGAACGTGTTTCCAGCCCAGCAGGAAAGAGTAAACGCAACTGCGTTTTGTCACATCCACAATGCCCGAAAGGGCCAGTCCGACCCCCAGCACCTGATTGCTTTGCAAACCTGCCATGTTCAGCAGGTCTTCAGTGAGGGCCTGCAGTTCCTGCAGCACCTGCGAAACCTCGAAAGAAGGCAAATTGCGGTGCAGGGTGCACAGGCAATTGCCTCGCAAGTCCAGCACACTGCCGGAAAGCTGTTTTGAAATCAGCCGCAACCCCACCACATGCCGGAACGCCGGGTCAATGCTGAGCATCACGCGGGGTCTGCCCAGCCCTTCCTGTTCCCTCCCCTGCTCGATCACCACACCTTCTTCCAGCAGTTCCCGGATGATCTGGGTCACCGAAGCAGAACTGGCCCCGGTGATGCGGGTGAGGTCTGCACGGGCCAGGTTGGGTTGCTGGTAAATTTCTCGGAGCAGTTTGCTGCGCAGCATGGGAGCCTTTCAGGAGGATCAGGAAAATGACTTATCTTGATCAGTAAGATAAGTTTAGCGGGTTCTGGGCTTGCTGGTCAAGATGGCAGAACAAAAGCCAGCTTTTCAGGCCCTTTTCCTGGAATCCGACAGGTTTTCAGTAAAGTAGATCGGCTTTTTATTTCATCAAGTGAGATAAGTCACAGGCTGTGTAGAAGACGGCTTCACAGCCACCGTCTTGCAGGCAAAGCATGCTCAGGCTGTACTGGGCTGCATTGAAGCCGTCAGCGGGACATCACATCCCGCCACGCAGCCAGGGCAAAACCCTGCAAATCGGCTTCCAGGGTCTGGAGTTCCCGGTCAATGGCCGCTGTTTGCTCAGGGGTCAATTGCAAAGCGGATGGTTTGAAGTGGGTGTTCAGGCGCTGGATGCGGTACACCGTGGGCGGGTGGGAATCATCCACCCTAGACCCCTCCAGCAGGCCCGCCCGTTCAATGCGGCGCAATTCCGAGTCTGGGACATGCCGGATGTGCTGCTGAAACGCCCGGTAAAAGTGCATGGTGTTGCTGGAGTCTGCGGCAGCCCTGAGGATGCTGTGAAAGTTGGGCGCGAAATGCAGTTTTTTCAGGGCGCTCACCATGGCTTCCGAACCAGCCACCGCTGCGGCCAGGTCATCTGCCAGGTATTCAGCCCTCTGGGAATCCCGGTGGAAACACAGCAAGATCAGCTGACCGTGCCAGATCAGGGGCTCAATGGGCAGGTTCAGCCTGTACCAGATGATGGTCCATTTCTGCAAGGTGCCCAGGGCCATGCCCACCAGTCCACTACGCAGGGCGTCACCATTGGCACTGTGGGCCACTTCGTGGGCCATCACCGCCACTTTTTCCTCAGGTGTGAGGATGGACATCAGGGGATAACCCAGGGCCACCACAGCTTTACCATGCCAGCCCTCCACCCGCAGAAACGAGGCATTGAAGTTTTCCTGCACCGCCAGGTGGTCAATGCGGGTGTTTTGCAGACGGGCAATCTGGTCCAGAACCCCATAAAGCACAGGGGCCTGTTCACGGGTGACCACCCCATGAGGCCGCTGCAAAATGGGAGATTGCAAGTACCAGCCCAGCGCCAGCAAGCCTGCACAGGCAAAATATGCGGGATCGGAATGAAAATACAGGGCCAGGCCCACCCCCACCAACATGAGCCCATAGGGAGGAAACACCAGCAAGCCTGCCAGAAAAAACCCCAGCATTTTGCTGAATGACCATCCGGGTTTCAGCACCGGTTGTTTGAGGTGTTTTTCAAACAGTTGCTTGCCGGATTTCTTTCCAAGAACGGCATACATTTTTTCAATGGACGTTCTGGGTGAGGTTGGGTGCAAAACCCCGTGGTTGCATTGCTCACACCATCTGGGGTAACCTGCCTCACCAACAAGCAGGTGCTTGCATTGCGGACAAAGGGTTTCATTTTCCATCATTGACCTGATTGTATTGAAGTTCACTGGATTTTAAAACAGGGAACGGTGTTTGCTCAGGATCACTCAACATGACAATTTCTGGCCCACCGTCATGCCCGCCATCCTCTCAATCCGCAGGAGCACCTCTGGATGATCTTCAGGGCAACCATTCGCTGTGGCAGCATTTGGACAGTTCAACCCAGGGCAGCACAAAAATTTGAGTCCCGATGGACACCCATCCGGGAAGCCCATCAGCTCCCTGGGCCACAAACATTTGGTCTGGGAGAACAAAATGATCCCGGTTGAGGATTTGAGGATCAAGGTTCAGGATTTCCTTTTTCAGCACTTTGATTTTTTGATTGGCATCCCAGGTCAGCACCTGAAAGGTGGCATCGGACTTCAACATTTGCAAGGCGGACCCACTTCTGGCGGCCCACAGCACCTGAGGATCAGAGGTGAGGTCCACCACCTGCCGATCGGTGGGACCCGTCTGGCATTGCTTGAGCTGCTTGCAGGCAATGTTGGCCCGCATGGCAGGCGCGAAACCCTCTGCCCACGGTTTGCCACTTCTGGGCTCGATCAGGGCCGTGTCGCAGCTGGTGCCACCTGAGCAATACTGCAGGTAAACCTGTCCAGCGAATTCTGCAACGCTGTGGGCTCCAGCAAAACGGGTGGACCACAAGGGTTTTCCGTTTTTGGGGTTGAGGGCCAGCACCTGACTGAACTCCGGAGAAGCAGGCATTTCCAGGATCAGAACACCCGCCACCAGCTGCAGGGTGCTGGGCTCCTGGTTGAAGGTTTTCTTCCAGAGGGTTTTGCCTGTTTTGAGTTGCAGGGCTTGCAGCCAAATTCCCTGTGGTCCACTGCTGGTCACATCCACCTGATCTGTCCCCACAGCAGTCAGAATCGGGTTTTTCAGGACCTTCTTCCAGAGGATCCGGTCTGGCTGAATTTGCCGGACCACCAGATCCTTTTGCTGGTACACCACCACATTGACTCCCAGAGCAAGCACCCTGGCTGAAGCTGGCAGGACCAGGATGGGTTGCAAGGGTGCCTGGGAAGCTGCCTGTGCAAGGGAAATCAACATCCAGAACCAGCAAAATCCTTTTTTCAGCAGCAAATGATGCATGCCACCCCCAGAACCCCTCCTCAAATGTTAAATGCAGCGGCCCACAAAAGAATCAGGGAAAATCCTGGCCTGCCTTCACAGGGGCGGCAGGAAATTCAGAGGGGGCAAATCTTGCAGGCAATCCTGATTCACTGCGGTGCCAGATTCCAGAAAATCAGACAGGATGTGCACGGTGCACTGCAGTTCCTGGGGGTTGCCATAACTCCCGTGTCCTCCAGCAGGCAGCACCACATGCAGGTGGTTCTTCAGACCTTTTTGCACCTGCTCTGCGAGGGCAGGTGGAGTGATGGGATCCAGTTGACCCGAAAGCAGCAGCACTGGAAGGTCTGTTTGCAACGGAGCATTGTAATCTGCTGGATCTGGAAGGTAAGCGTAATTTGCTTCTTTGCAGGGGGTTTCCTGGGGATCAATGGCGCAATACATGTGCACCCCCATCATCTGGTTCATCGCTGAATTGATGGGACTCTGCGGGGTCAAATACATCCCCTGTTCCTGCACCAGCTTCGAAAAATCACCCAGGGCCAGCTGGTCGATGCTGCGGGGAATTTCCAGCGCCTGGCTGTAACCTTCCATGAACAGCAGGAAGTTCAGGACATGCTGATCGATGGTGAAATCCTGACCCAGGCTGTGAACCACCACAGGCTTGAGGGTCAACTGATCCAGCAAGGCAACGTAATCCGTTTTCAGGGTGGGGTACCATCTGGTGCAGATGGGTGAGGTTTCACACAACTGTATGACCTGTGCAACGTAAGCCCCTTGGTCCAGGTCCCTGAACCGACGGGTGTCCATCACGCCCTGCAAGACCACTTTCTGAATGCCATCGGGATGGTACTTCAGGTGCTTCTGGGCCAGGTAGGTGCCGTAAGAAAGCCCGTACAGATTGATTTTTCCACCCAGGGCAAGTTTGAGGTCTTCGAGGTCTTCTGCACTTTCCACGGTGGTCAGGGTGGTGACATCCACGCCTTTTTCCTGCACGGCTTTGATGCACTCTTCCATGCTGGAGACAGTCTGACAGGACGTTTCTGGCTCGCTTTTGCCTGTTCCACGCTGGTCGTAAAGGATCACATCGCCCTGCTGCAAAAAGGCATTCATCCACTCTGGTTTTGCTGCAGGGTTATAGAGATCAGGGCGCAGCCACATTTGCAAAAATCCATCCAGGGTGCCCCCAGGCCCTCCATTGAGCATGATGGTGGGGGTGCCGGGGGAATGGAAGGGGCTTTTGATGCGCAGGATGTGCAGGGAATAGCTGCCTTTTGCTGGATCCTGATGTCGGGCAGGGACAGACAGCTGGTGACAGTTGAAATCCTGCCCCTCCAGATAAGCGGCACTGAAAGCCAGGTTGCAAGGGACAGGGGTGAGAGAAGAGGCGGCCTGAGCAAGGCCACTGGCTGCAAACAATACAAACAGTGATTTGAGCATGTTCATGATGCCTTTCATTGTGCCTGAAAACGTTTGACCTGAGCAGTTGTTGCCTGCATCAATTCAGCACAGCCTGCAGAGCTGCTTGCAATTCAGAAGCCCCCACAGCCCCCAGTTTGCGGTAAACCACTTTGCCTTCTGCAGAAACCACCAGCGTGACCGGAATCTGGCCGATGCCATAATCGATGGCCACCCTGGATCTGGCATCCAGCACATTGGGGTATTTGAGCTGGTGTTCTTTCAGAAAAGTTTCTGCCTGCTCTGGTTTGTCATTGAAAAAGACCACCCCCAGAAAATCCACCTGACCTGCATGCTGTTCAGAGAGGGCCTTCAAGACAGGCGCTTCCTGACGGCAGGGCAGGCAGTAAGAAGCCCAGAAATTCAGCACCAGGGGTCGTTTGATCTGGCCTGTGAAGTGGTAGGGTTTCTGGTCCAGGGTTTGCAGATCAAATGCCGGAGCAGCCTGACCCAGCAAAGGCTGGTTCTCAGGAGCAGCGGGTTTCAACAGTCCATAACCCAGCACAGCCACCACCAGAGCAATCAAAACAGAGGGAATGTGTTGTCTCATTGAGGTCATTTTAGCGAGATGGGCAGGTCTGAACGTCCCGGAAAGGACATCCCCTCAGGCGCTCTTTCTGGGACCCCTTTGAACGTCACCTTCCCCACCCTTGCTGCGCTGCAGATGTGTTCTGATGTGGGCTGACAGGAGGTTTATGACCCTTCCCCTTTCCATTCTGGATCTGGCACCCGTGGTGTCTGGATCTTCCGGGGTGCAGGCCCTGCAGAACTCGCTCGAACTGGCCCGTCTGGCCGATCATCTCGGGTACCACCGCCACTGGGTGGCCGAGCACCACAACATGGCCGGGGTGGCCAGTTCTTCCCCTGAAATCCTGATTGCAGCCCTGGCCAGAGAAACCCGCAGAATCCGGGTGGGCTCCGGGGGCATCATGTTGCCCAACCACAGTCCCCTCAAGGTGGCCGAGCAATTCAAAACCCTGGAAGCGTTGTTTCCAGGGCGCATCGACCTGGGGCTGGGACGGGCACCCGGCACCGACCAGCGCACCGCTCTGGCTTTGCGGCGCATTCCAGAACGGCTGGGAGCAGACGATTTCCCGGAGCAGATTGAAGAACTGCTGGCCTTTGCCGGAGAAGGTCCTTTCCCTTCAGACCGGCCTTTTCAGGGCATCCAGGCTTACCCGGCAGATGTGCCGCTTCCCCCCATTTACCTGCTGGGATCCAGCACTTACGGGGCGAGGCTGGCTGCTGAACTGGGAAGGCCATACGCTTTTGCTTACCATTTCAGCCCGCAGGCCCTGGTTCCGGCAATGCAAACTTACCACCAGCATTTTCAGCCTTCCAGACACCTGCAGGAGCCTTATGGCATCCTGACCGTGGCGGTGATCTGTGCCGATTCCCGCGAAGAGGCAGAAGAACTGGCCCTGCCTCTGGATTTGCTGCGTGTGCGCCTCAGCCAGGGGATCAGCAAGCCCTTTCCCACTGTGGAAGAAGCCCGTGCTTACCCTTACACCGAGCGGGACCGGCAACTGATTCAGATGTACCGCCATTCGCTGGTGCTCGGGAGCCCCCAGGAAGTCAAAGCAGAGCTTCTGCAGCTTGCCGAACAGGTGAAAGCACGGGAACTGATCCTGTCCACCACGGTCCCAGGACAAAAAGAACGCCTGAGGAGTTACCAGCTGATTGCTGAGGCTTTTGGGCTGCAGGGTGCAAAAATGGCCCCGGAGGGCCAGCTTCACAGTCCCAGGTAAGCCCTCTTCACTTCCGGGTTTTCCATCAGGAGGCTGCTCTGGCCTTCCACCACCAGACGCCCATGTTCCAGCACGTAAGAACGGTCTGTGACTTTTAAAACCTGCCGCACGTTCTGCTCGACCAGCAGCACGGTCAGTTGCAGTTCGCGCAGGGAATCAATCACCCGCATCACCTCCTGCACCACCAGAGGGGCGAGTCCCAGGGAGGGCTCGTCCATCAGGAGCAAGGTGGGTTCGCTCATCAGGGCGCGGCCAATGGCAATCATCTGCTGCTCTCCTCCTGAGAGCGAACCTGCCATGAATTTGCGTTTTTCCAGCAGCCTGGGAAAAAATTCATAGACTTTTTCAAGGGAGGCCTTGCGTCTGGGTTTGACCCGTGGCAAATAAGCTCCCATTTCCAGGTTTTCTTCCACGGTCATGTTGCCAAACAGCTGCCGTCCCATTGGAACGTGGGCGATGCCCAGGTCGGTGAGCTGGTGGGGTTTCATGCCGCCAATTTCCTGGTTCTGAAAGAGGATTTCTCCTGAGCGGGGTTTCAGCATGCCAGAAATGGCGCGCAAAATGGTGGATTTACCAGAGCCGTTGCCACCCACCAGACCCACCAGTTCCTGCGGGTAAATGTGCATGTCCATCCCGAACACCACCTGCACATCTCCATAGGCGATGTCAAGGTTTTTGACCTGCAGCATTGGAGATTTGAGGTCAGTCATCGTCTCCTCCCAGGTAGGCTGCGATCACTTCGGGGTTGCTGGCGACCTGCTGGGGGGTGCCCTCTGCCAGCTTTTTCCCAAAGGCGAGGCAGATCACATGGTTGGAGAGGCCCATGATCACCTTCATGATGTGTTCCACCATCACGATGCCCATGCCTTCCTGGGCCAGTCCCCGGATGATCCCGATCATCTCGGCCTGTGCGGGGGGGTTGAGGCCAGCGATCACCTCGTCCAGAAAGAGCACTTTCGGTTCCAGTGCGAGGGCTTTTGCGACTTCCAGCCTGCGCCTGCGGGCGAGGTTCAGTTCGCTGCATTTCTGGTCTGCACGGTCCAGCAAACCCACCCGTTGCAGGGTGTTCTGTGCATGGCTGCGGGCATCTCTGGTTGCAGGATGTTTCAGGAAACTGGAGATGGTGACGTTTTCCAGCACCGTCATGTCCTCAAAAGGGCGTTCCACCTGAAAAGTGCGGGCGATGCCCAGTCTGGGGAGGTCGTAAGCAGGTGTGCGGGAGATGTCCTTGCCCTGAAACATCACGGTTCCCGTTTTCTTCACAAAGCCGGTCAGGGCGTTGAAGAAGGTGGTCTTCCCTGCTCCGTTGGGTCCAATCAGGCCAATGATCTCACCGGGCCGCAGGGTCAGATCCACCTGGGACACCGCCAGGTTGTTCCCGAAGGTCACACTGATGTTGCGGGCCTGCAAGATGGGGGCCAGACTGCTGAAATCCGTCATGGGGGAAGGCTGGGTCTGCATGTCAGTGTCCTCCTTTCTCCAGGGGGTGGTTTTTGCGGTACCACCCGTTCTCCAGGGCTCCCATGATGCCTTTGGGCAAAAACAAAATCACCAGCACAATCAGCACGCCGTAGACCAGAAGGTTCGCTTCCTGCAATTGTGCCCGGAAAATCTCGCTGGGCACGCCAAGCAGGAAAGCCCCCACCAGACCGCCGTACAGGGTTCCGCGTCCACCGATGATGCACAGCAGCGCAATCTGGATGGAAAAAGCCACCAGCATCAGGTTGTCAGGCTCCAGGGCCTGCAGGTACAGGGCGTAAATGGCCCCTCCGAGGGCAGTGAACATGGCAGACCAGATGAAAGCGGTGCTCTTGGCTTTTGCAGGGTTGACCCCCAGGGCCATCGCTCCGTCCTCATCTTCCCGGACTGCACGGAAGTAAAAACCCATCCGGGAGGTTTTCAGCCAGTGCAGGAAAAGCAAAACCAGGGTCACGAAAGAGAGGGCCACGTAAAACTCCACCTTGCGGTCAAACAGGTCAAAGGTGCCAAAGAGCTTCGGCAAATCGGCCATGAATTTGCCTTCTGCCCCTCCGGTCAGCCAGCTTTCATTGAGGGCAAACAGGCGCAGGATTTCAGCAACCGCAATGCTGGACAGCGTAAAGTAACTTCCCCGAAGTCTGAAGGTCATGCTGCCCCAGCCCCAGGCCAGCAGACCTGCAATGCCCATCCCGATCAGGGTGCCGTACCAGGGGGCCACACCATGCTCTGCAAGCAGGGTGACGCTGTAAGCTCCCACCGCCACCAGAGCAGCGTGTCCCAGGCTGTTCTGTCCGGTCCAGCCTCCCAGGATGTCCCAGGAGAGGGCCAGTCCAGCCAGAATCAGGGTGGTGATGCCAAAATTCAGGTTCACCCCTTGCAGAAAAGACACCTGCGTGATCACCGGAACCATGAAGGGATAACAGGCCAGCAGGGCCACCACCAGAAAGAGGGTCAGGAACGGGTGCCATTTTGAACTTTTGCGGCCTGCACTTTGCGCCACAGGAGATCCAGAGCTCATACGCGCTTGACCGTCCTTCCGTACAGGCCTTCAGGTTTGAACAGCAGCACCAGCAGGAAGATGATCAGGCCGTAAGCATCCCGGTAATTGCTGCCAAAATGGTTGTTCAGGAAGGGAATCAAGGGGAACAGGCTGGACCCCAGAGACTCCACCACCCCCAGAATCAGACCGCCGATGATCGCTCCAGGAAGGCTGCCCAGACCGCCCAGAATGGTGATCACAAAAGCCTTGTTGGTGAAGATGGTGCCCATGGTCGGGGTGGCAGACAGCAGGGGCAACAAAAGCACCCCGGCAGTGGCGGCCAGCACCGTTCCAATCCCGAAAATCACTGCGTAAATTTTGCGGGTGTCCACGCCCTGCAATTCTGCCCCCAGACGGTTTTGCCCGGTGGCCCGGATGGCACGCCCAACTTCGCTGGTGAAGAGCATGCGGTTGAGGCCAAAAATCAGGGCCGCAGTGATCAGCATGGACACCACCCGGATCACACTGAAACGCATTTCCAGCGTTCCCACATGCAGCACCCACACCGAGGTGGAGTAACTGGTGTCCACGGTCTGCGGCTGCGTGCCAAACT from Deinococcus roseus includes the following:
- a CDS encoding alpha/beta fold hydrolase — encoded protein: MNMLKSLFVLFAASGLAQAASSLTPVPCNLAFSAAYLEGQDFNCHQLSVPARHQDPAKGSYSLHILRIKSPFHSPGTPTIMLNGGPGGTLDGFLQMWLRPDLYNPAAKPEWMNAFLQQGDVILYDQRGTGKSEPETSCQTVSSMEECIKAVQEKGVDVTTLTTVESAEDLEDLKLALGGKINLYGLSYGTYLAQKHLKYHPDGIQKVVLQGVMDTRRFRDLDQGAYVAQVIQLCETSPICTRWYPTLKTDYVALLDQLTLKPVVVHSLGQDFTIDQHVLNFLLFMEGYSQALEIPRSIDQLALGDFSKLVQEQGMYLTPQSPINSAMNQMMGVHMYCAIDPQETPCKEANYAYLPDPADYNAPLQTDLPVLLLSGQLDPITPPALAEQVQKGLKNHLHVVLPAGGHGSYGNPQELQCTVHILSDFLESGTAVNQDCLQDLPPLNFLPPL
- a CDS encoding ABC transporter ATP-binding protein — its product is MQTQPSPMTDFSSLAPILQARNISVTFGNNLAVSQVDLTLRPGEIIGLIGPNGAGKTTFFNALTGFVKKTGTVMFQGKDISRTPAYDLPRLGIARTFQVERPFEDMTVLENVTISSFLKHPATRDARSHAQNTLQRVGLLDRADQKCSELNLARRRRLEVAKALALEPKVLFLDEVIAGLNPPAQAEMIGIIRGLAQEGMGIVMVEHIMKVIMGLSNHVICLAFGKKLAEGTPQQVASNPEVIAAYLGGDDD
- a CDS encoding branched-chain amino acid ABC transporter permease, which codes for MSSGSPVAQSAGRKSSKWHPFLTLFLVVALLACYPFMVPVITQVSFLQGVNLNFGITTLILAGLALSWDILGGWTGQNSLGHAALVAVGAYSVTLLAEHGVAPWYGTLIGMGIAGLLAWGWGSMTFRLRGSYFTLSSIAVAEILRLFALNESWLTGGAEGKFMADLPKLFGTFDLFDRKVEFYVALSFVTLVLLFLHWLKTSRMGFYFRAVREDEDGAMALGVNPAKAKSTAFIWSAMFTALGGAIYALYLQALEPDNLMLVAFSIQIALLCIIGGRGTLYGGLVGAFLLGVPSEIFRAQLQEANLLVYGVLIVLVILFLPKGIMGALENGWYRKNHPLEKGGH
- a CDS encoding outer membrane protein assembly factor BamB family protein, which produces MHHLLLKKGFCWFWMLISLAQAASQAPLQPILVLPASARVLALGVNVVVYQQKDLVVRQIQPDRILWKKVLKNPILTAVGTDQVDVTSSGPQGIWLQALQLKTGKTLWKKTFNQEPSTLQLVAGVLILEMPASPEFSQVLALNPKNGKPLWSTRFAGAHSVAEFAGQVYLQYCSGGTSCDTALIEPRSGKPWAEGFAPAMRANIACKQLKQCQTGPTDRQVVDLTSDPQVLWAARSGSALQMLKSDATFQVLTWDANQKIKVLKKEILNLDPQILNRDHFVLPDQMFVAQGADGLPGWVSIGTQIFVLPWVELSKCCHSEWLP
- a CDS encoding ABC transporter ATP-binding protein → MTDLKSPMLQVKNLDIAYGDVQVVFGMDMHIYPQELVGLVGGNGSGKSTILRAISGMLKPRSGEILFQNQEIGGMKPHQLTDLGIAHVPMGRQLFGNMTVEENLEMGAYLPRVKPRRKASLEKVYEFFPRLLEKRKFMAGSLSGGEQQMIAIGRALMSEPTLLLMDEPSLGLAPLVVQEVMRVIDSLRELQLTVLLVEQNVRQVLKVTDRSYVLEHGRLVVEGQSSLLMENPEVKRAYLGL
- a CDS encoding M48 family metallopeptidase, which encodes MYAVLGKKSGKQLFEKHLKQPVLKPGWSFSKMLGFFLAGLLVFPPYGLMLVGVGLALYFHSDPAYFACAGLLALGWYLQSPILQRPHGVVTREQAPVLYGVLDQIARLQNTRIDHLAVQENFNASFLRVEGWHGKAVVALGYPLMSILTPEEKVAVMAHEVAHSANGDALRSGLVGMALGTLQKWTIIWYRLNLPIEPLIWHGQLILLCFHRDSQRAEYLADDLAAAVAGSEAMVSALKKLHFAPNFHSILRAAADSSNTMHFYRAFQQHIRHVPDSELRRIERAGLLEGSRVDDSHPPTVYRIQRLNTHFKPSALQLTPEQTAAIDRELQTLEADLQGFALAAWRDVMSR
- a CDS encoding transposase, whose translation is MTQSRFADDFKLQVLSEVRSGRKSVSQVCREYGFTDQTFYNWRNRFSDLPDAGFTAGFSADDELQRLKRENDRLKLMVGDLSLQLHQLQQALMVTHRK
- a CDS encoding ROK family transcriptional regulator, coding for MLRSKLLREIYQQPNLARADLTRITGASSASVTQIIRELLEEGVVIEQGREQEGLGRPRVMLSIDPAFRHVVGLRLISKQLSGSVLDLRGNCLCTLHRNLPSFEVSQVLQELQALTEDLLNMAGLQSNQVLGVGLALSGIVDVTKRSCVYSFLLGWKHVPIGELLEAQLGLPVVIENDVNSITIAQKLFGEAALLQYFAVLFIEEGIGAGFYHQDRLLTGQNNAAGEIGHFTVVRSGRSCICGKKGCLQAYASRDALLQQARELGLDVETLQDLHQAALNQDPEALRLLTFAGQLVGLALSFVIDTLDVPLVLVYAGPLSEDLTFQTALLEAVRYHSLPLVDSERKVVFKPAQQDLWLSGAGSLAINAYLNGDITLPPLLSPSFSHDRPPR
- a CDS encoding TlpA family protein disulfide reductase, whose amino-acid sequence is MRQHIPSVLIALVVAVLGYGLLKPAAPENQPLLGQAAPAFDLQTLDQKPYHFTGQIKRPLVLNFWASYCLPCRQEAPVLKALSEQHAGQVDFLGVVFFNDKPEQAETFLKEHQLKYPNVLDARSRVAIDYGIGQIPVTLVVSAEGKVVYRKLGAVGASELQAALQAVLN
- a CDS encoding LLM class flavin-dependent oxidoreductase; this encodes MTLPLSILDLAPVVSGSSGVQALQNSLELARLADHLGYHRHWVAEHHNMAGVASSSPEILIAALARETRRIRVGSGGIMLPNHSPLKVAEQFKTLEALFPGRIDLGLGRAPGTDQRTALALRRIPERLGADDFPEQIEELLAFAGEGPFPSDRPFQGIQAYPADVPLPPIYLLGSSTYGARLAAELGRPYAFAYHFSPQALVPAMQTYHQHFQPSRHLQEPYGILTVAVICADSREEAEELALPLDLLRVRLSQGISKPFPTVEEARAYPYTERDRQLIQMYRHSLVLGSPQEVKAELLQLAEQVKARELILSTTVPGQKERLRSYQLIAEAFGLQGAKMAPEGQLHSPR
- a CDS encoding TetR/AcrR family transcriptional regulator — translated: MARWGSNARGRLEEAAMELYLERGFEQTTVAEIAAKAGLTERTFFRHFADKREVLFGGSPVLQEVIVKTVLEAPEGTSPLEMVMAGLEAAGIFFQERRDRSKLRQTIIDAHPELQARELSKMAVLSAATAGALKQRGLADPLATLTAETGILVFKMAFERWIREHDPHVWTQLVRDTLSDLQKVLVKPAVQPPGL